CAATCGGATGGCTTTTATGATTTGCGAAAAGTGTTGTCACTGTATTCAGGTCGATATATATGCGCAGTCACCCTCTTACAACATTCACAAGGGTTAGATTTACCTAAATCTACCGCTTTTACAATTTATTTTTTCGAAAACATTGATAGCAGACCAAAGTCAGTCATTTATTTATCTGTAGACTACAGCATGTGCGTCATAGCCTTTGGTTGCCAGACCAATTCGCAAATTAGTTCGCTGATTCGTCGTTCATGCAGGCTCATCAAATTCAAGTTTATTGTCTTAATAACTGATTTACATGAATGAAATTATCATACAGACTATAAATATTAATAGTAATGTGAATGTTATACTCTTAGTAAGAGTAATGGTAACGTAggctatgagagagagagtgagcatgCATTCTAGAGCGCTTATTAATACAAGTAGCCTACTTTACAAGTGGTAAAGTAAAAGTTCAAAGAAAAGTGCTTTACCATTTATTGGAGCTGATTTATTCAGATGACAATATCGATAACTAAAATAAAGATTTTTTTATACATCCATACACGTTTAATTTAACGTTACGCAATACCCCTTGCTTTGGCCCCCACTCAAAACTCAGCAGTGGGCGGTCTCACGTACCCGGCTTTCTTTTGAGATTTAGCTGTTCTCTTCCTCACCAGTGAATCCATTGAATGCATTGCATTTTGGGGTTGGCGTAACAGTAGCAGTACCAACGCTTTAGAGTCCAGTAAGTATTTAGATATTTTTTTCCCAAAACCTTGCAGTGCCGTTATAATCCATAATGTTAGTTGACATAACACAGAAGAGTGACATTCAGGAAGAAAAGGCGCCGGGCATATTTTCGCATGTAATGCAAATACATGTTAATTTATTATTAACATGGTATTGCCTAGTATGTGCACTTAATAATTCGCCGTTAATGCTGTAACTTGATGATGTAAACCGTTGAAAGTAAGTCGCAGCGTCTCACACATGTTGGCATAGCCTTGTCTTTTGAACGCTTGCCATTTTTTTCCCAACAAGCAGGGTGACGCAACATGGACAGGATCTAACGATCAAAACGATCAAAACATGTAGCTACATGTTTTGATCGTTAGTAACGTTAGTTCGTTAGTTCCTGTAGGCTAACAAATTAATTGTGCACTACGCATATAATCTCATAGGCAATGCTGTAAGGTCAACTGTCAACCGAGAATACGATAGCTTCATTGTTACAATATGCTGCTTTTGCATTGGTCGATTCGCTGCTCTTCGTTTGCATATAACGGTATTTGTTTATTGTAGCTCCTCctccatttaacccttgtgctgccttcgggtcacatgacccaaagattcataacgaaccatcgttgtgtttacccaattttacccaatacaaaaacaaataaaaataattttcttttaacctttgcaatgtggggggtctgagacagcccaacggttaaaagaaaatgcttcacttttttttgtatgaggtaaatttgtcgcaatacgacggtgggtcacaatgactgatgggtcagaatgacccgaagataaaacAAGGGTTAAAATACTTGTACGATCTAAGTTATTGCATTTTCCCATGTCTTCATCGATTAACAGTCCTGAGCCGAACGAATCACTAACTACAGTGGAAATCGTCTTATCACTGTCTTGATATGTACTTTAACCCAGATTGACCAAGTGCAAAATTGTCTTTTTGTCTCACACTTTCTTGCATCTTTAGTTTCAGCATAATGACAACTTTATCACAGACAAAGGAAATCTTCCGGAGAGCAGATGCTGTCTGTTTCGACGTGGatagcactgttattagagagGAGGGCATTGATGAGCTTGCCAAATTCTGCGGAGTTGGAGATGCAGTTACAGAAATGTGAGTATAGGATTTGTATGTCAACTGAATATTGTCTATCCACGTGATTGGAATTGGTTGAACGTAAACTCGCAACAGTGTCAGTTTTTGTTTCATGAGTTGCAAACATTGTAGGGCATATCAATAACTTTGTTACATTACAGGACTCGCAAGGCCATGGGTGGATCAGTGACTTTTCAAAAGGCTCTTATGGATCGTCTCTCAATCATTCGATGCTCAAGGGAACAAGTAAACAAACTGATAACAGACCACCCCCCACAACTGACCACAGGTATCAAGTAAGTGTGGGTGTAACTATGTTTCAACTTTTTATTTCCCTCTTCAAACCAAGATCTATCACTGCCATAATGGACGTTATCAGGGCATGCCTTTATACCGTTTATGAAATGAGAAGTGACAGAAGGCAATTTCATTATTCAGGGAGCTTGTCGACAATTTGCACCAGCGCAATGTCAACGTTTTCCTCATCTCCGGTGGTTTCCGCTGCATTGTGGAGCATGTTGCCTCTCAGCTCAGTATTCCCCTTCATCATGTCTACGCCAACCGGCTCAAGTTCTATTTTAACGGTGAGTCACCAGGTCCCCCTTTCCAACTTCGGAGTTCGATATTTTTAAATACATTGGTTCATCCTATTTTGTTGGATGGGAAAACATTGTcctttctatatatatattttttattgcaTTGCAAGCATTCCTAATACTGCTGGCCACAGAGCACCCTAAAAACCAATTCGGCAAATGTATTTGTTGAGCTCATCCTTTGAGTGGAATGCCTACACCCACTTTAAATTATAGTAAATGAGAAGAAGCATAAGCCATTCCTAAGCTTGTGTTTTCACTCTCAAAGTTTAGTATCCATGTACTTGATACATCTTCCTAATGAACGActcttcatccccccctccGTCCAAGGTGAGTATGCAGGATTTGATGAGAGCCAGCCCACTGCTGAGAGTGGCGGAAAGGGCAGGGTGATCAACATGCTCAAGGAGCAGTACGGCTTCAAAGACGTGGTGATGATTGGTGATGGTGCTACAGACCTGGAGGCCTGTCCCCCTGCAGTAAGTATCTACACACTCTGGCATATTTGTAGGTGTGATAATGTACTTCAATTGCTTCAATTACTTTATGCTGTAAATAACTGTACTGGTAATGTAACAATGTCTTGTTTTTCAGAGTGCCTTCATTGGTTTTGGTGGAAATGTGGTGAGACCacaggtgaaagagaggtgctcTTGGTATGTCTCAAGTTTTGGAGAGCTGCTAAAAGAACTTGAGAAGATCTAACAAGGGATATCAGGGCTTTTTGAGAATTCACTAATGTAACTAATGCTaagtttaaatattttttaacTCATCCAGTCAATAGATTTTTTTATAATGAATGGAAATGTTTACACTATAATAGTGGGACTTTAGGGGGAGGTGTTGTCCTTGAATATTTTATACTTGTATAGAACACTAAAAAGTTAACCAAATGTCTATTTGGAAAGattgtgtttttttaaacagcACTTTCCATGTTAAAGCTTCAGTCAGATTGATAACAAAACTGCAAAAAATGTGTGCCATGTGGAATACAGATTACTACTGACACAATAAAGTGTATAGTGCAGTTTGGGATATCTgccttttttgttttaattgtacATCTTTAACAACACTATCCCAGATGTTCTTTAAATATTTTTATTCATGTATGACATTCTTGCCACCTGTCAATTTACCCTTACATCGGGGGGAAACTGGACATGCTACTATAACACTAAAACCCTCTTAGAAATCACAATTAGCAGTAGCATGACTGCACAATTACAGCATCAGAGTAGTGGTTTACACAATACATGAGATGTTATGCCCAACTGAACATCAAACTGATAAAACTTGTTAAAGAAAAAATGGGCATGCAATCATTTTCTCATCGATAAAACAAAAGCCATGTTTACCAGCACAGTACGATAAACACACATCAAGCTTATTGCGTATAGTGAAAAGGAGAGACATGAGGGAATGCCCACAAAAGTATATTTTGGGGAAAAGCAGACATTTGGATT
The genomic region above belongs to Osmerus eperlanus chromosome 11, fOsmEpe2.1, whole genome shotgun sequence and contains:
- the psph gene encoding phosphoserine phosphatase — encoded protein: MTTLSQTKEIFRRADAVCFDVDSTVIREEGIDELAKFCGVGDAVTEMTRKAMGGSVTFQKALMDRLSIIRCSREQVNKLITDHPPQLTTGIKELVDNLHQRNVNVFLISGGFRCIVEHVASQLSIPLHHVYANRLKFYFNGEYAGFDESQPTAESGGKGRVINMLKEQYGFKDVVMIGDGATDLEACPPASAFIGFGGNVVRPQVKERCSWYVSSFGELLKELEKI